The segment TAAGGTTTTATTAAAAGGAAGTAAAATAAAAAATGATGATTCTGTGGCTGCAATGATTTTTCTTCAAGATTATTTAGATCAAATAGATAATTTCTAATTTCTAAAAAATTTCAATTAAAATTTTTAATTTTTCTCTTAAGGTTTTTTTGAAATTTTTTTTGTAATAAAATTCATAAAATAACTTTTTAGAAAATTAAGATTCAATATTTTAAAAAACAACAAACATTGACGCACTATTTGTATATAATAATTTAACTTTATAAAAATATCAAAAAAAATAAGGGGCCTCTATCAAAATAGATACCCCTTTTTATTGCTCCTAAAACTAAAACAAAGCCATGTTGGCTATTTTTTTTGCTCTTTCTTCAGAGCGGGCGAATCCAATAAATTCGCCTTTAAAATATATTACATAAAAATTTTCTTTTTTGTGGCTTATCACCACCAAGGGTAACGAGTGTCCTGTTTTTTTTGAAAAAGAACTTTTTTTCTTCATCTTATCCTCCTTATTTTAATTATTTTATTATTTTTTCTTGTTTAGACACTAAAAAATATTATTTTTTGCTAACCAGGAGTTTTTTAAAACTTTTATATTTAAAAGAAACATTGAATTTTTTTAATTTTTTAAAAAAAAATTTTTGATTATAATTTTATTATAATCAAACACTTGATCTCAAAAATCGATTAAAGCAAAATTTAAAAAAGAAATTATTGTTTAATAAAATTTGCATAATATTTTTATATATTACACTTTTTTAAAAAAATGTCAAGGACAAGAAAAATATTTTAAAATTATGTAGGGCGATAGAGGATTTGAACTTCTGTACTCCCCGATGTTCATCGGGGCGCTCTAATCATACGCACCCACTTTATAAAAGTATGGTGGGCGATAGAGGATTTGAACCTCTGACCTCTACAATGTCAATGTAGTGCTCTAACCAACTGAGCTAACCGCCCAATTAAAATTTTTATAAATCAAATCTTTTTTTAAATTCTTCAAGCGCTCCTTTTAATTTTTTATCAATTTCCTCTGTTAATTCTTTTTTTTCTTTAATTTCATCTAATAATTCTTTTTGCTCTAATTTTAAATATTCGTGAAATTTTTCTTCAAAACTTTTAATTTTTTCAACAGGTACATCATCAAGAAGTCCTTGTGTTGCAGCGAAAATTATCGCTACTTGATGCTCAGTAGGCATCGGCTCAAATTGTCCTTGTTTTAAAATTTCAGTCAAACGTTTTCCTCGCTCAATGCGACTTTTTGTTATTTCGTCTAAATCCTGTCCAAATTGAGCAAACGCAGCCAATTCTCTAAATTGTGCCAATTCTAATCGTAATTTTCCAGCAATTTTTTTTATCGCCTTGGTTTGCGCCGCAGATCCTACACGAGATACTGAAAGACCCACATTTACCGCTGGTCGAATTCCTTGATAAAACAAATCGCTTTCTAAATAAATTTGGCCGTCAGTAATTGAAATAACATTTGTGGGAATATAAGCAGAAACATCACCTCCTTGCGTTTCAATAATTGGTAAAGCAGTCAAAGATCCTCCGCCATTTTCTTCATTTAATCGACAAGCGCGTTCTAAAAGTCTGGAATGTAAATAAAAAACATCTCCTGGATATGCTTCTCTGCCAGGTGGTCGGCGGAGCAATAAAGAAATTTGTCGATATGCCCAAGCATGTTTTGATAAATCATCATAAACAATTAAAACATCTTTTCCTTGGTCCATAAAATATTCTCCTATTGCGCAACCAGTATAAGGAGCGATAAATTGTAAGGCAGCTGGATCAGAAGCAGAAGCAGTCAAAATAATTGTATATTCCATTGCTCCTTTTTCTTCTAATTTTGCCACAATTTTAGCAATTTTCGATTCTTTTTGGCCGATAGCCACATAAATACAAATTGGCCTTGATTCTTCTGGTACTGATTTTTGATTGATTATTGTGTCAATTGCTAAGGCTGTTTTTCCTGTTTGTCGATCACCAATAATTAATTCTCTTTGACCTCGGCCAATAGGAATCATTGAATCAATTGCTTTTATTCCTGTTTGCAAAGGAATATTTACAGATTTTCTAGTAATAACTCCTGGGGCAATTTTTTCAACAGGATAAAATTTTTCTGTTTTAATTTCTCCTCGTTCGTCAATAGATTGTCCCAAAGCATTTACAATCCTGCCAATTAAAACATTGCCAACTGGAATTTCTAAAATTTTTCCTGTTGATTTTGCAATATCACCCTCTTTAATATTTTTATATTCTCCTAAAATAATGACTCCAACTAGATCTTGCTCTAAATTTAAAACAACGCCAAAAATTTGGTCTGAAAATTCTATCATTTCGCTCATTTTTACATCAGAAAGTCCGGAAATTTTTGCAATTCCGTCTCCTACTTCTAAAACAATCCCAGTTTTTTCAATGGAAATTTCTGATTCAAATTTTTCTATTTGTTTTTTTAGAGTTTGAATAATATAATCTTTGTCCATAAAAAAATAGCCTTTAGTTTAGCTTCTAGGAAATTAATTTATAATTTAAATTTAAATTTTATTCTTTTGTTTTTTTCTTTTTTACGTTGTCGGCTTTTACTTTTGGTCCTATAATAATTTTTTGACTTACTAAAAGATTATGTACTGTTGCTGAGGTTTGTGCTCCTTTAGAGATCCAATATT is part of the Candidatus Kuenenbacteria bacterium HGW-Kuenenbacteria-1 genome and harbors:
- the atpA gene encoding F0F1 ATP synthase subunit alpha — encoded protein: MDKDYIIQTLKKQIEKFESEISIEKTGIVLEVGDGIAKISGLSDVKMSEMIEFSDQIFGVVLNLEQDLVGVIILGEYKNIKEGDIAKSTGKILEIPVGNVLIGRIVNALGQSIDERGEIKTEKFYPVEKIAPGVITRKSVNIPLQTGIKAIDSMIPIGRGQRELIIGDRQTGKTALAIDTIINQKSVPEESRPICIYVAIGQKESKIAKIVAKLEEKGAMEYTIILTASASDPAALQFIAPYTGCAIGEYFMDQGKDVLIVYDDLSKHAWAYRQISLLLRRPPGREAYPGDVFYLHSRLLERACRLNEENGGGSLTALPIIETQGGDVSAYIPTNVISITDGQIYLESDLFYQGIRPAVNVGLSVSRVGSAAQTKAIKKIAGKLRLELAQFRELAAFAQFGQDLDEITKSRIERGKRLTEILKQGQFEPMPTEHQVAIIFAATQGLLDDVPVEKIKSFEEKFHEYLKLEQKELLDEIKEKKELTEEIDKKLKGALEEFKKRFDL